A DNA window from Microscilla marina ATCC 23134 contains the following coding sequences:
- a CDS encoding RHS repeat domain-containing protein — protein MGALTKPSQPSGETTHAENLRTLQVGLSFTPPNPSSQSSGLPSAYLRYVLYNETGTKALRSGRVFVTTAVKTHWERLHFDYEVPANGVLQIYIANETENEPVYFDDMVVEHTPQLIVQENHYYPFGMNLRGIEKVGKPEHKYLYNAGTELEKSFDLNFYETEFRRYDAQLGRFHGIDELAPLMSGITPYQYAFNNPILFNDPTGLAPEGSDAIEDRRLDDWTQENEEYGRHQNTLLDAQHGRGNSSGGVGNNKLDHGHSCPTHGAGCSGYHPKKSSRLKAAAVMTLASPAGKALFEGLKAPHPIVKAAAVLGTAAVLTYYYYSDRSRSKPKPGVIADPITEELLKPTA, from the coding sequence TTGGGGGCGCTGACGAAGCCTTCTCAACCATCGGGAGAAACCACCCACGCCGAAAACCTTCGGACTTTACAGGTAGGTCTGAGTTTTACTCCTCCCAACCCAAGTAGTCAAAGCAGCGGTTTGCCCAGTGCTTATTTGCGCTACGTGCTGTATAACGAAACGGGCACTAAAGCCTTGCGAAGTGGGCGGGTGTTTGTGACAACGGCGGTCAAGACTCATTGGGAAAGACTTCATTTTGATTATGAGGTGCCAGCCAATGGGGTGCTGCAAATTTATATCGCCAACGAAACCGAAAATGAGCCTGTGTATTTTGATGATATGGTGGTGGAACACACCCCGCAACTGATTGTACAGGAGAATCATTATTATCCGTTTGGAATGAACCTGCGAGGGATTGAGAAGGTAGGGAAGCCGGAGCATAAGTACTTGTATAACGCGGGTACTGAGCTTGAGAAAAGCTTTGATTTGAACTTTTATGAGACCGAATTTAGAAGGTACGATGCACAATTAGGGCGTTTTCACGGAATAGATGAACTAGCTCCCTTGATGTCTGGTATTACTCCCTATCAATACGCTTTTAATAATCCTATTTTATTTAATGACCCTACAGGCTTAGCACCTGAAGGTAGCGATGCTATCGAGGACAGGCGTCTGGATGATTGGACGCAAGAAAACGAAGAGTATGGGAGACACCAAAATACCCTGTTAGATGCACAGCATGGTAGGGGGAACTCATCAGGAGGAGTGGGAAATAATAAATTAGACCATGGACACAGTTGCCCAACCCATGGGGCGGGTTGCTCTGGCTATCATCCCAAGAAATCATCACGTTTAAAAGCAGCAGCCGTCATGACACTTGCTTCTCCTGCGGGGAAAGCATTGTTTGAAGGCCTGAAAGCACCCCATCCAATCGTAAAAGCAGCGGCAGTATTAGGAACTGCAGCAGTGCTTACATATTATTATTATTCTGATAGAAGTAGAAGCAAGCCTAAGCCTGGAGTAATTGCTGATCCTATAACAGAAGAGTTACTTAAGCCAACAGCATGA